One Leptolyngbya sp. SIO1E4 genomic region harbors:
- a CDS encoding TIR domain-containing protein, whose amino-acid sequence MGAENDMGDDSLDALLKGRPSRKRSRVPGLKVADILTMPPEQQSLVNWLMRHYEALPSTIADHLKQDREKVQTHLEVLVSQGFLKTVEKNGNTYYRVRLAPKSGRKMPTDVWQVLDNRTQKANVFISYSRRNKEFVQELHTALEATGREVWVDWENIPVAVDWWQEIQLGIELADTFVFVLSPDSVASKVCGQEIEEAVKHNKRLVPVVHQDVDPDQVHPELSRLNWIFLRPQDSFEEGLKGLLEALDQDLDYVRTHTRLLVRALEWDRNTRDPSYLLRGADLDRANHYLAQGKDQEPRPTALHHQYVLASAEVEAAARDIELERQRQVLAEQQRWLKLVTAVSVLAVAMGITSWGLSRQAQYAQKVAEQARLEALTQSSEALFVSDQRFEALLAATRAGRLFKALEPEQQTPALRSQVMSTLQQTLFWVQERNRLEGHTGTVWQVAFSPDQQKLASVSADGTIRLWDLHGESLGVLQRNGGPLLDLDFAPDGEQIAAVDADGNLYLWGSEGKHEKEWQAHTRSTRAVEFSPDGQYIASASEDATIKIWDREANLVRTLQGERQGFQTLLWTQDDRIIAGDESGKVRLWDQSRESLVTFAEHNAAVTALDISPDGKQLVSVGRDRQVKLYDLETRTVTQTINAHQGPIYNVRFTPDGQKIITVGDDKLIHVWQLDGTLLETLVGHTGLVSALAVSPTGEMIATSGGDRAVRLWELQRDNLHVLQAHKGPVNTVAVSPDSQRVASGGVDGTLRLWNQRGQLLRSLIGHTDSINTLTFHPDGTQLASASSDGTVRLWQQFETETPTPVVLQGHTGTVNAVAFHPDGQRVATAGNDHTIRLWRTDGTAIATLQEAHPEGLLNVAFSPDGQYLASTGWDHRVRIWSVETLEATPPVILEGHRGWILDAEFSPDSTLLATASYDNTVKLWQVSDGTLIQTLEGHRDGVLAVTFSPDGQLLVTASNDNTIRVWDLQGNLVTTLSGHTQGVRDIVIDPQAEFLVSASSDSTALIWERQGMDNINALLDSSCHWLSHYLTHNDSVEPETRDALCPTLIHTETDEPGEVLLSPGDDP is encoded by the coding sequence ATGGGTGCCGAGAATGATATGGGCGACGATTCTCTAGATGCTTTATTAAAAGGACGTCCCAGCCGTAAGCGATCGCGCGTTCCTGGCTTGAAGGTGGCTGACATTTTAACCATGCCGCCAGAGCAACAATCGCTTGTGAATTGGCTCATGCGCCACTATGAAGCGCTACCCTCAACCATTGCTGACCATCTCAAACAAGACCGTGAAAAAGTTCAAACGCATCTGGAGGTGTTGGTCAGTCAAGGATTTCTAAAAACCGTTGAAAAGAATGGGAACACCTACTATCGAGTCAGACTGGCTCCCAAGTCTGGGCGCAAAATGCCCACAGATGTCTGGCAGGTGCTCGATAATCGCACCCAGAAGGCAAACGTTTTCATTTCCTACTCTCGCCGCAATAAAGAGTTTGTTCAAGAGCTGCACACGGCCCTAGAAGCAACTGGCCGAGAAGTGTGGGTTGACTGGGAAAATATCCCCGTGGCGGTGGACTGGTGGCAAGAAATTCAGCTCGGTATTGAACTGGCCGATACCTTTGTGTTTGTGTTGAGTCCTGATTCTGTCGCCTCTAAGGTCTGCGGACAAGAGATCGAAGAAGCCGTCAAACATAATAAACGACTCGTTCCGGTTGTTCATCAAGACGTTGATCCTGACCAAGTTCACCCTGAGTTGTCCCGGTTGAACTGGATCTTCCTGCGCCCCCAAGACAGCTTTGAGGAAGGGTTGAAGGGGCTGCTAGAGGCACTGGATCAAGATCTTGATTATGTTCGCACCCATACGCGTCTTTTAGTGCGGGCTTTGGAGTGGGATCGCAACACCCGAGACCCGAGCTATCTGCTGCGGGGGGCTGATCTAGATCGGGCTAATCATTACCTAGCCCAAGGAAAAGATCAAGAACCACGACCCACGGCTCTGCATCATCAATATGTTTTAGCCAGTGCTGAAGTTGAAGCGGCTGCTCGAGATATTGAACTCGAACGACAACGACAGGTGCTGGCAGAACAACAACGCTGGCTCAAGTTAGTGACAGCGGTATCGGTTTTGGCCGTGGCGATGGGCATCACCAGTTGGGGGCTTTCGCGCCAAGCCCAGTATGCTCAAAAGGTGGCCGAACAGGCTCGCCTTGAAGCCTTGACCCAATCATCGGAAGCCTTGTTTGTCTCTGATCAGCGGTTTGAAGCCCTGTTAGCCGCAACCCGGGCCGGACGTCTGTTTAAGGCATTAGAGCCAGAACAGCAGACCCCTGCCTTAAGGTCTCAGGTGATGAGTACACTGCAGCAGACGCTGTTTTGGGTACAGGAACGGAATCGTCTGGAAGGGCACACGGGCACGGTTTGGCAAGTCGCCTTTAGTCCGGATCAGCAAAAACTCGCGTCTGTGAGTGCTGACGGCACCATTCGACTGTGGGATCTCCATGGAGAAAGTCTCGGGGTTTTACAGCGCAATGGAGGCCCCCTACTCGATTTAGATTTTGCTCCCGATGGCGAGCAGATTGCAGCGGTTGATGCTGATGGCAATCTTTACCTGTGGGGAAGTGAAGGCAAACACGAAAAAGAATGGCAAGCGCACACCCGATCAACCCGGGCCGTTGAGTTCTCCCCCGACGGTCAATACATTGCCAGCGCCAGTGAAGATGCCACGATTAAGATCTGGGACAGAGAGGCAAATCTCGTCCGTACCCTGCAGGGAGAGAGACAGGGATTTCAAACGTTATTGTGGACTCAAGATGACCGCATTATTGCTGGGGATGAGAGTGGCAAGGTTCGTCTCTGGGATCAATCAAGGGAATCGCTAGTGACCTTTGCGGAACACAACGCTGCAGTAACAGCTTTAGATATCAGCCCCGATGGTAAGCAGTTGGTTTCGGTCGGGCGCGATCGCCAGGTCAAGCTTTACGATTTAGAAACGAGGACGGTTACTCAGACGATTAATGCCCATCAAGGGCCGATTTACAACGTACGGTTTACCCCAGACGGCCAGAAAATCATTACCGTTGGGGACGATAAGCTCATTCACGTATGGCAGCTAGATGGCACCCTACTGGAAACCCTGGTCGGACACACCGGGTTGGTGTCAGCCCTAGCTGTTAGCCCCACAGGGGAGATGATTGCCACCTCTGGAGGCGATCGCGCCGTCCGATTATGGGAGCTGCAGCGAGATAATCTCCACGTGCTGCAGGCCCATAAGGGGCCCGTGAATACGGTAGCGGTTTCTCCTGATAGTCAGCGGGTGGCCTCTGGTGGCGTTGATGGGACGCTACGGCTGTGGAATCAGCGGGGGCAACTGCTGCGATCGCTCATAGGCCATACTGATTCGATTAACACCTTAACCTTTCACCCCGATGGCACCCAGTTAGCCTCTGCCAGCTCAGACGGTACCGTGAGGCTCTGGCAACAGTTTGAGACTGAAACTCCCACTCCTGTTGTGTTGCAGGGTCATACAGGCACAGTCAACGCCGTGGCCTTTCACCCCGACGGGCAACGGGTAGCCACAGCCGGAAATGACCATACGATTCGTCTATGGCGCACAGACGGAACCGCCATCGCTACCCTACAAGAGGCTCACCCCGAGGGATTGTTAAATGTGGCCTTTAGCCCTGACGGTCAGTATTTAGCCTCTACAGGGTGGGATCATCGCGTCAGAATTTGGTCAGTTGAGACGCTCGAAGCGACTCCACCTGTGATCCTAGAAGGCCATCGGGGATGGATACTCGATGCTGAGTTCAGCCCCGACAGTACCCTGTTAGCAACCGCTAGCTATGACAACACGGTGAAGCTATGGCAAGTCAGTGATGGCACCCTTATACAAACCTTAGAAGGGCACCGCGACGGGGTATTGGCTGTGACTTTTAGCCCTGATGGCCAACTCCTCGTGACGGCCAGCAATGACAACACCATTCGCGTTTGGGACTTGCAGGGCAACCTGGTAACGACGCTGTCAGGTCATACTCAGGGGGTGCGCGACATTGTCATAGACCCCCAAGCTGAATTTTTGGTCTCTGCTAGCAGCGACTCTACGGCACTGATTTGGGAACGTCAGGGGATGGATAATATCAATGCCCTGCTTGATAGTAGCTGTCACTGGCTGTCTCATTATCTGACACATAATGACAGCGTTGAGCCAGAGACTCGGGACGCATTGTGTCCGACGCTCATTCATACGGAGACTGACGAGCCAGGAGAAGTCTTGTTGAGCCCAGGAGATGACCCTTGA
- a CDS encoding chorismate lyase, translating into MTSVVRHLKGTTCPSTWYSLDILWQGNGTVVKRGLPHDQLSPAWQILLLGDGSPTRHLQLLTRECTEVDVIDMSLIGNELDDAPDIIRAVPGPRLRRQVWLRTASGQRLAYATSWWEASHVDEYLQNRSLPIWANLTRLRTELYRDVRGIYYGHSQPLEIAFGERGPFWGRYYLFWHNGKPLTLIYEVFSPYLTRYLGPMRAEVRTSDG; encoded by the coding sequence TTGACTTCGGTTGTCAGACATCTAAAGGGCACCACTTGCCCGTCTACGTGGTATTCACTCGATATCCTATGGCAAGGAAATGGCACAGTTGTGAAACGGGGGTTACCCCATGATCAACTCTCCCCAGCCTGGCAGATTCTGCTGTTAGGGGATGGCTCACCCACTCGGCATCTACAACTTCTTACACGTGAGTGCACTGAAGTTGATGTGATCGATATGTCCCTCATTGGAAACGAGCTGGACGACGCGCCAGATATTATCCGTGCGGTGCCAGGGCCGCGGCTACGGAGACAGGTCTGGTTACGGACCGCTTCCGGACAACGACTAGCCTATGCCACGTCCTGGTGGGAGGCGAGTCATGTAGATGAATATCTACAAAATCGATCGCTGCCAATTTGGGCAAATTTAACCCGTCTTAGAACCGAGCTTTATCGAGATGTCCGGGGAATTTACTACGGCCACTCTCAACCGCTCGAGATAGCCTTTGGTGAGCGGGGGCCTTTTTGGGGACGATATTACCTGTTTTGGCATAACGGTAAACCTTTAACCCTAATCTATGAAGTCTTTTCACCGTACCTGACCCGCTACCTGGGCCCCATGCGGGCTGAGGTTAGAACTAGTGACGGCTGA
- a CDS encoding NAD(P)/FAD-dependent oxidoreductase, with the protein MKVDVVVIGSGIGGLSCAALLARYGLEVVVCESHTIAGGAAHGFERAGFRFDSGPSLYSGLSYSPSTNPLRQVLDAVGEDAEWLTYDTWGCCLPEGSFDTQVGADQFCHVLAALRGPQAIAQWQQLQALMRPYGQAAIALPPAALRFDWGVLQTVAPFALPMLIHTSRMVDLTGPFSRLMNRVVTDPFIRNWLELLCFLLSGLPASSTSAAEMAFMFAEWYRPDVRLDYPKGGSAALVDALVRGLRKQGGELRLGAHVEEVLVNSNRATGVRLKTGETVYARRAVVSNASVWDTLKLLPEGALPQRFRQQRQATPACESFMHLHLGIDGTNLPDSLACHHIVVNDWEAGVTAPQNVVLISIPSRLDRSLAPAGKETLHVYTPGNEPYALWQGLDRRSEKYTQLKAQRAEVMWQALARVIPDIRDRVDVSLVGTPLTHRRFLRRHQGSYGPAIAVGKGRFPGPTTPLTGLLCCGDSTFPGIGLPAVAASGFFTANTLVSAKDHGKLLKEIGLI; encoded by the coding sequence ATGAAAGTAGACGTCGTCGTGATAGGCAGTGGCATCGGCGGGCTGAGTTGTGCTGCTTTGCTGGCTCGGTATGGCCTGGAGGTTGTGGTGTGTGAGAGTCATACCATTGCGGGAGGAGCCGCCCACGGCTTTGAGCGAGCGGGCTTCCGGTTTGATTCAGGCCCCTCTTTATATTCTGGGCTGTCTTACAGTCCGTCAACGAATCCTCTGCGGCAGGTCTTAGATGCCGTGGGCGAAGATGCTGAGTGGCTGACCTACGATACCTGGGGCTGCTGTCTCCCGGAGGGTAGCTTTGATACTCAAGTCGGGGCCGATCAATTTTGTCACGTGTTAGCAGCACTGCGTGGCCCCCAGGCGATCGCGCAATGGCAACAGCTGCAAGCCCTGATGCGTCCCTATGGCCAGGCAGCGATCGCCCTGCCGCCCGCTGCCCTGCGGTTTGATTGGGGGGTTTTACAAACCGTGGCACCCTTTGCACTCCCCATGCTGATCCATACGTCTCGCATGGTCGACCTGACCGGGCCGTTTAGCCGCTTGATGAATCGGGTGGTAACCGACCCGTTTATCCGTAACTGGCTAGAGCTACTCTGCTTTTTGCTCTCGGGTTTACCCGCATCGAGCACCAGCGCTGCGGAAATGGCCTTCATGTTTGCTGAGTGGTATCGCCCAGATGTGCGATTGGACTATCCCAAAGGGGGCAGTGCAGCCCTGGTGGATGCCCTTGTGCGGGGGCTACGGAAACAGGGGGGAGAGCTGCGTTTAGGCGCCCATGTCGAGGAAGTATTGGTGAACAGCAATCGGGCTACCGGCGTGCGCCTCAAAACGGGAGAAACCGTCTACGCGCGGCGAGCAGTTGTCTCTAACGCATCAGTGTGGGATACCCTGAAACTTTTGCCGGAGGGGGCTCTGCCTCAACGGTTTCGCCAGCAGCGACAGGCTACCCCTGCCTGCGAGAGCTTTATGCATCTGCATCTGGGTATTGATGGCACGAACCTGCCGGATTCCCTGGCCTGTCACCACATTGTGGTGAATGACTGGGAGGCGGGGGTCACGGCGCCTCAAAATGTGGTGCTGATTTCAATACCGTCTCGTCTGGATAGGTCTCTAGCCCCGGCGGGTAAAGAAACCCTACATGTTTACACACCGGGGAATGAACCTTATGCCCTCTGGCAAGGTCTCGATCGACGCAGTGAGAAGTATACACAGCTCAAGGCTCAACGGGCTGAAGTGATGTGGCAGGCGCTAGCCCGCGTGATTCCTGATATTCGCGATCGCGTAGACGTTTCTCTCGTGGGGACTCCCCTGACCCACCGGCGCTTTTTGCGGCGACATCAAGGCAGCTATGGTCCGGCGATCGCGGTAGGAAAAGGACGATTCCCGGGTCCCACAACGCCTTTGACTGGCCTACTGTGCTGCGGCGATTCGACGTTTCCTGGCATTGGGTTGCCGGCAGTCGCTGCTAGCGGGTTCTTTACAGCAAATACCCTGGTTTCTGCCAAGGATCATGGCAAACTCTTGAAAGAAATCGGGCTTATTTAA
- a CDS encoding succinylglutamate desuccinylase/aspartoacylase family protein: MDPVITTYPLLTLSSGDSLSLQLYQFQGAAPGKTVYLQSNLHGAEIAGNIVIHHLIEHLQTLDSHALQGEIRLVPGCNPLGANTRAHQFSSGRFNPYDGRDWNRIFWDYEHVHQGALPFAKQHLEQDIAAIQQAYRQTICQSFQAQLKALQSPAGVPVYQGYRTRLQHLALEADILIDLHTSANQGMVYLYYFRDRAALIPPFGVDFALMLDRYDGNAFDEAFINPWLALEGAFASLGRSLRFEIDAWTLELGCGLKIDPVAVRRGVSGVLNYLRHRGVLTDQPPATYSDVPLSRSSRITKYYATTGGFIQTRIALGTWVSPGDVLFEVLSLNKTGQLPETLTVHAQQKGLVYDLSWNQAVSEGEYILAIMTPDP; encoded by the coding sequence ATGGATCCTGTCATTACGACCTATCCTCTGCTAACGCTGTCTTCAGGAGATTCTCTGTCACTGCAGCTCTATCAGTTTCAGGGAGCAGCACCGGGAAAGACCGTTTACCTGCAATCGAATCTACACGGAGCAGAAATTGCAGGCAATATCGTCATTCACCATCTAATAGAGCACCTGCAAACCCTAGACAGCCATGCCCTACAAGGAGAAATCCGCCTGGTACCGGGCTGCAATCCCCTGGGGGCAAATACCCGTGCCCACCAGTTTTCCAGTGGGCGCTTTAACCCCTACGATGGACGCGATTGGAACCGCATTTTCTGGGACTATGAACACGTCCATCAAGGGGCACTCCCCTTTGCTAAACAGCACCTAGAGCAAGACATCGCTGCTATTCAGCAGGCATATCGTCAAACGATTTGCCAGAGCTTTCAAGCCCAACTCAAAGCTTTACAATCTCCTGCAGGGGTACCTGTATATCAGGGCTATCGCACCCGTTTGCAACATCTGGCGCTAGAGGCAGATATCCTCATTGACTTGCACACCTCAGCCAATCAAGGCATGGTGTATCTTTATTATTTCCGCGATCGCGCCGCTCTGATCCCACCCTTTGGCGTCGATTTTGCCCTGATGTTAGACCGGTATGATGGCAATGCCTTCGACGAGGCATTTATTAACCCCTGGCTGGCCTTGGAAGGTGCATTTGCCAGCCTAGGGCGATCGCTCCGATTTGAAATTGATGCTTGGACCCTAGAACTCGGCTGCGGTTTAAAGATTGACCCTGTTGCGGTGCGACGAGGCGTCTCTGGTGTGCTGAACTACCTGCGACATCGAGGCGTGCTGACCGATCAGCCCCCAGCGACCTATAGCGATGTCCCCTTATCCCGCAGCAGCCGTATTACGAAGTACTACGCCACCACAGGTGGATTTATCCAAACCCGGATTGCTCTGGGTACGTGGGTCAGCCCCGGAGATGTCTTGTTTGAAGTGCTAAGCCTGAATAAAACCGGGCAACTCCCCGAGACCCTCACTGTCCATGCTCAACAGAAAGGCTTAGTATACGACCTCTCTTGGAATCAGGCCGTCAGCGAAGGAGAATATATTTTGGCCATCATGACGCCCGACCCGTAA